A window of Excalfactoria chinensis isolate bCotChi1 chromosome Z, bCotChi1.hap2, whole genome shotgun sequence contains these coding sequences:
- the FXN gene encoding frataxin, mitochondrial, translating into MWRPGAAAAVRAARRAAAAALARRRSGGPGEASRAGAAAAVRGRAQSQYGSEVRSSAVHFMNLRSTGTLNDKSSLDETTYEKLAEETLDSLADFFEDLTDKPFTPEDYDVSLGSGVLTVKLGGDMGTYVINKQTPNRQIWLSSPTSGPKRYDWTGRNWVYSHDRVSLHELLSKEFSAALKTKLDLSCLIYSGKEDT; encoded by the exons ATGTGGAGGCCGGGGGCGGCCGCTGCCGTGCGTGCGGCGCGGCGTGCGGCAGCGGCGGCGTTGGCGCGGCGGAGGAGCGGTGGCCCCGGGGAGGCCTCGAGGGCGGGGGCAGCCGCCGCGGTGCGCGGCCGGGCG CAATCGCAGTATGGTTCGGAGGTGAGGAGCAGTGCTGTTCACTTCATGAATTTAAGAAGTACAGGAACTCTGAATGACAAAAG CTCTTTAGATGAGACCACCTACGAAAAACTGGCTGAAGAAACACTGGACTCCTTGGCAGATTTCTTTGAGGACCTCACGGATAAGCCTTTTACTCCAGAAGATTATGATGTCTCTTTAGGG AGTGGAGTTTTAACAGTTAAATTGGGTGGAGACATGGGAACGTATGTAATCAATAAGCAAACACCAAACCGTCAGATTTGGCTGTCCTCACCCACTAG tgggCCCAAGCGCTATGACTGGACTGGACGGAATTGGGTATATTCTCATGATAGAGTATCCCTTCATGAACTACTATCTAAAGAATTTTCAGCAGCATTAAAAACTAAATTGGATTTATCTTGCTTAATATATTCTGGAAAAGAAGATACTTGA